In Chitinophagaceae bacterium, the DNA window CGTTATTTGTATAAAATTCCGGATTGTGTTTCCAGATTGGAATACTAATGTCCGGTATTGATGGAGTCATCGGATGATTCAACACATTTTGTCTCTTGCCAATTGTTTTTAATTCATCAGATGACTTCCCATTCCATTCAATCTCAAAATTTTTGCAGCAAGGAAAATTTATTTGGTGGCCCTCAAAGCGGCACCCTTTTTCCGTACCTTTCTGTCGCTTCGAATAAGCTTTTTCGTTAACCGGCGGATTTAAAATGATAGCAAAAAATAAATTATTGAGAATGGATAATGTAGGCATCGTAGTGGAATCACTCGACAATGCCATTTCGTTTTTCACTGAGATAGGGTTGAAGCTCGAGGGAAGAGCCACTATCGAAGGAGAGTGGGCTGGAAGAGTAACCGGACTGGGTTCTCAGTGTGTAGAGATTGCTATGATGGTTACGCCTGATGGGCACAGCCGGCTCGAACTTTCGCGATTTCTAAGTCCGGCTACTATAGCTGATCACAGAACTGCTCCTGTGAACGCACTCGGTTATCTTCGTATCATGTTCACTGTTGAAGACATTGACGAAATGGTGTCCAGGCTCATCAAGCATGGTGCTCAACTCGTTGGAGAAGTAGTTCAGTATGAGAACACTTACCGGCTATGTTACATTCGCGGGGCTGAAGGGATTCTTATTGGACTGGCAGAAGAACTTGGTAATAAATAAGGAAAGGGGCATGTTATGGCCCGGCGTTCAATGCTCAACTTTAGTTGATAAATTCAACAATACATTTTCAATGGGAATTTGATCTTGGCTGAACGTTCCATGAATTGCCTTCACAAATGCCAGGACGTTGCAAACCGTTTATGTGAGCCAGCTGGTTTTCAAAAATTCTAACTATAAGTATTA includes these proteins:
- a CDS encoding VOC family protein, whose translation is MAKNKLLRMDNVGIVVESLDNAISFFTEIGLKLEGRATIEGEWAGRVTGLGSQCVEIAMMVTPDGHSRLELSRFLSPATIADHRTAPVNALGYLRIMFTVEDIDEMVSRLIKHGAQLVGEVVQYENTYRLCYIRGAEGILIGLAEELGNK